The following are from one region of the Hymenobacter radiodurans genome:
- a CDS encoding porin family protein has protein sequence MKRTVLLLFSLFSLVLSAHAQFGLKGGINRAVLSGNVGDDAEYQTSYHAGIFYEQKILGPISLQPELLYSMQGAQARSLIRNQSLEEFDTKLHYLTLPVLAKVNIGPVFVEAGPQFSYLVSAQDNGRLQVDMTSSGPQEYLDFDRDSSGDFKKSDLGVAVGAGIKLPLGLAVGGRFTTSLNNISDYRNISGVNDPELKNRVFQAYVSFQLGRNN, from the coding sequence ATGAAACGCACTGTCCTATTGCTGTTTAGCTTATTTTCTTTAGTGCTTAGCGCGCACGCCCAATTCGGTTTGAAAGGCGGAATTAACCGCGCCGTACTCAGCGGCAACGTCGGCGACGATGCTGAGTATCAAACCTCCTATCATGCCGGTATTTTTTATGAACAGAAAATTCTCGGCCCCATTTCCTTGCAGCCCGAGTTGCTCTACTCCATGCAAGGCGCCCAAGCCCGTAGTCTGATTCGCAACCAGTCGCTGGAGGAGTTTGATACCAAGCTGCATTACCTCACTCTGCCTGTACTGGCGAAGGTAAATATCGGTCCCGTATTCGTGGAGGCTGGTCCGCAGTTCAGCTACCTAGTTTCGGCTCAGGATAACGGTCGCTTGCAAGTTGATATGACCAGCTCCGGCCCGCAGGAATACCTTGATTTTGACCGCGATTCGAGTGGTGATTTCAAGAAAAGCGACCTGGGTGTGGCGGTTGGCGCAGGCATCAAGCTGCCCCTGGGCTTGGCCGTGGGTGGCCGCTTTACTACCAGCCTCAACAACATCAGCGACTATCGCAACATCAGCGGCGTCAATGACCCAGAGCTGAAGAACCGCGTGTTTCAGGCCTATGTGAGCTTTCAGCTAGGGCGAAATAACTAG
- a CDS encoding TldD/PmbA family protein gives MPILSKDEAQTILKKVLSYSKADECTVTLQGRTRGNIRYARNNVSTAGATDNVSLVVESGFGKRSGVATCNEFDEATLRRCVQRAEEIARLAPEDPDYVPLLGPQQYLTPVSFAQTTANVTPDFRAKAAADSIALCQERKLTAAGYLEDGASFLAMRNSKGLEAYQQDTSLDFSVTVRTPDGTGSGYAVADFTDANKLDAKALTKIAADKAAGSVNAKAIEPGKYTVILEPAALVSDEGLLNNLMYSLDARSADEGRSFLSKKGGGNKLGQKLFDERITIYSDPLNTEAPGNVFDGNGLPTKRITWIEKGVMKNMYYSRFWAQKNNVAPTAFPSGFIMEGGTQTVQDMIKSTEKGILVTRLWYIRDVDPQTLLFTGLTRDGTFYIENGKIKHPVKNFRFNESPIIMLNNIEAIGKPQRLGGNLVPPLKIRDFTFTSLSDAV, from the coding sequence ATGCCCATTCTCTCAAAAGACGAAGCTCAGACTATTCTCAAGAAGGTTCTGAGCTATAGTAAGGCCGACGAGTGTACCGTAACCTTGCAAGGACGCACCCGAGGCAACATCCGCTACGCCCGCAACAACGTGAGCACCGCCGGCGCTACCGACAATGTGTCGCTGGTAGTGGAATCTGGTTTTGGCAAACGCTCCGGTGTGGCTACCTGCAACGAGTTCGACGAAGCCACCCTGCGCCGCTGCGTGCAGCGGGCCGAAGAAATTGCCCGGCTTGCCCCCGAAGATCCTGACTATGTGCCGCTGCTAGGTCCGCAGCAATATCTTACGCCAGTGTCGTTTGCGCAGACTACGGCCAACGTCACGCCTGATTTCCGGGCCAAAGCTGCCGCCGATAGTATTGCTTTATGCCAAGAGCGCAAGCTTACGGCGGCGGGCTACTTAGAAGATGGCGCGAGTTTCCTGGCCATGCGTAATAGCAAAGGTCTCGAAGCGTATCAGCAGGATACCAGCCTCGACTTCTCCGTCACCGTTCGCACGCCCGATGGTACCGGTTCGGGCTACGCAGTAGCTGACTTCACGGATGCTAACAAGCTCGACGCCAAGGCTCTGACCAAAATCGCGGCCGACAAAGCGGCGGGCTCAGTAAATGCGAAAGCCATTGAGCCCGGCAAGTACACCGTAATTCTGGAGCCGGCTGCGCTGGTTTCCGATGAAGGATTGCTCAACAATCTGATGTATTCGCTCGATGCCCGCTCGGCGGATGAGGGGCGCAGCTTTTTGAGCAAAAAAGGCGGTGGTAACAAGCTCGGTCAGAAGCTATTCGACGAGCGCATTACGATCTACTCCGACCCGCTGAATACAGAGGCGCCCGGCAACGTGTTTGACGGTAATGGCTTGCCAACGAAGCGCATCACCTGGATTGAGAAGGGCGTGATGAAGAACATGTATTATTCGCGCTTCTGGGCGCAGAAGAACAACGTGGCGCCCACAGCTTTCCCCAGCGGCTTCATCATGGAAGGCGGCACTCAAACGGTGCAGGATATGATCAAAAGCACGGAGAAGGGTATTCTCGTCACGCGCTTGTGGTACATCCGCGACGTAGACCCTCAAACCTTGCTCTTTACGGGCCTGACGCGCGACGGTACCTTCTACATCGAGAACGGTAAGATCAAGCATCCGGTGAAGAACTTCCGCTTTAATGAGTCGCCCATTATTATGCTGAATAATATAGAGGCAATAGGCAAACCGCAACGTCTGGGGGGCAATTTGGTGCCACCCCTGAAGATTCGCGACTTTACCTTCACCAGCTTATCGGACGCTGTCTAG
- a CDS encoding TldD/PmbA family protein, translated as MKRRDFVGLSGLAAGALFLPSFPGLGGNLVTPEQLLIPAADVALKKRLADAALNAAKSAGASYADVRIGRSLNQGIFTREKQVQNIQSTESYGAGVRVLANGTWGFASTNTVSEAGLAKAAQLAVQIAKANSKVQKEQVKLAPVKGHGEVSWKTPIQQNAFEVPIAQKVELLLGANAKAMDNGASFVNSALFQVNEQKYFASTDGSYIDQDIHRIWPTFSVTAIDRASGKFRSRQALSAPMGMGYEYLTPKAADKVAGPAGSDLVGYKNSYDILEDATAATKQVKQKLTAKSVTPGKYDLVLDPHHLGLTIHESVGHPTELDRVLGYEANYAGTSFATLEWRAKKQPYGSKLVNIVADKQQANSLGAVGFDDEGVKTKKWDLIKEGMLIDYQKIRDQAAMVGQNESDGCCYAQSWADVQFQRMPNVSLQPGKTKLSVDDMVKGVDKGIYIAGHGSFSIDQQRYNSQFGGQVFYEINKGKITGMLEDVAYQTNTLEFWNSCAAICDESDYRFSGFFNDGKGQPSQSSAVSHGSSTTRFNGVNVINTARKIG; from the coding sequence TTGAAACGACGCGATTTTGTCGGGCTGTCGGGCTTAGCGGCCGGCGCCCTGTTCTTGCCCAGCTTCCCAGGCTTGGGGGGCAATTTGGTTACGCCCGAGCAATTGCTGATACCCGCCGCCGACGTAGCCCTGAAAAAGCGCTTGGCCGATGCAGCACTCAATGCCGCTAAGTCGGCCGGCGCGTCTTACGCTGATGTACGCATTGGTCGCTCGCTGAACCAAGGCATTTTTACTCGCGAAAAGCAGGTGCAAAATATTCAAAGCACTGAAAGCTACGGTGCGGGCGTGCGGGTACTCGCCAATGGCACGTGGGGCTTTGCGTCCACGAACACCGTAAGCGAAGCCGGCCTAGCCAAAGCCGCCCAACTAGCAGTCCAGATTGCCAAGGCCAACTCGAAAGTGCAGAAAGAGCAGGTGAAGCTTGCTCCGGTAAAAGGTCACGGTGAGGTCAGCTGGAAGACCCCTATTCAGCAGAATGCATTCGAAGTTCCGATCGCCCAGAAAGTGGAATTGCTGTTGGGTGCCAACGCGAAAGCTATGGACAACGGCGCTAGCTTCGTAAACTCAGCCTTGTTCCAAGTAAATGAGCAGAAGTACTTTGCCAGCACTGACGGCTCGTACATCGACCAAGATATTCACCGTATTTGGCCAACGTTCAGCGTAACGGCCATCGACCGCGCTTCCGGTAAGTTCCGCAGCCGCCAAGCGCTTAGCGCGCCGATGGGCATGGGCTACGAGTATCTCACTCCCAAAGCGGCTGATAAAGTTGCTGGTCCCGCTGGCTCCGATTTAGTTGGCTACAAAAACAGCTACGACATTCTGGAAGATGCTACGGCCGCTACCAAGCAGGTAAAGCAAAAGCTGACTGCCAAATCGGTAACACCGGGCAAATACGACCTCGTGCTGGACCCTCATCACCTGGGCCTGACTATTCACGAGAGCGTGGGTCACCCCACGGAACTGGACCGCGTACTGGGCTACGAAGCCAACTACGCCGGTACCAGCTTTGCTACCCTAGAGTGGCGCGCCAAAAAGCAGCCTTACGGCTCGAAGCTAGTGAATATCGTGGCCGATAAACAGCAGGCAAATTCGCTGGGCGCCGTAGGGTTCGATGACGAAGGCGTAAAGACGAAGAAGTGGGACCTGATCAAAGAGGGCATGCTCATCGACTATCAAAAGATTCGGGATCAGGCCGCAATGGTGGGCCAGAACGAGTCGGATGGTTGCTGCTATGCCCAGTCGTGGGCCGATGTGCAGTTCCAGCGCATGCCGAACGTGAGCTTGCAGCCGGGTAAGACCAAGCTGAGCGTGGATGACATGGTAAAAGGCGTAGACAAAGGAATCTACATTGCTGGCCACGGTTCTTTCTCCATCGACCAGCAGCGCTACAACTCCCAGTTTGGCGGCCAGGTATTCTACGAGATTAACAAAGGCAAAATCACGGGGATGCTGGAAGATGTAGCTTACCAGACCAACACGCTGGAGTTCTGGAACTCCTGCGCCGCCATCTGCGACGAGTCCGACTATCGCTTCTCGGGCTTCTTCAACGACGGCAAAGGTCAGCCTTCGCAGAGCAGCGCCGTAAGCCACGGCAGCTCGACTACGCGCTTCAACGGCGTGAACGTGATTAACACCGCCCGTAAGATTGGATAA
- a CDS encoding TldD/PmbA family protein — translation MAILSKEEAQAILTKVLSYSKADECEVTLNGRTGGNVRSARNAISTAGAVDNVSLAVESRFGKRSGVATCNEFDEATLRRCVQRAEEIARLAPESPEYVPYLGAQKYLAPSPAAFAAATANITPDYRAQQTAASMKLCEQKKLSSAGFLNDEAGFIAKRNSKGLEAYQQITNLEYSVTVRTPDGTGSGYATADYNDASKFDAARLTQIAADKAAASVGAKAIEPGKYTVILEPAALVANTDASLLAALMNALDARNADEGRSFLSKKGGGNRKGEKLFDERVTIYSDPLNAEIPTLTFSGDGRPQQKMTWIEKGVVKNLYTTRFWAQKAGIPDIPRPGGWIMEGGTQSVQDMIKGTEKGILVTRLWYIRPVDPQTLLYTGLTRDGTFYIENGKIKHPVKNFRFNESPIIMLNNLEAIGKPQRVGGNLVPPLKIRDFTFTSLSDAV, via the coding sequence ATGGCCATACTTTCCAAAGAAGAGGCTCAGGCTATCCTGACCAAAGTGCTGAGCTACAGCAAAGCCGATGAGTGTGAAGTCACGCTTAACGGTAGAACGGGCGGCAACGTGCGCTCGGCGCGTAATGCTATTTCAACTGCCGGTGCTGTTGATAACGTATCGCTAGCCGTAGAGTCGCGCTTCGGTAAGCGCTCAGGCGTCGCTACGTGCAATGAGTTCGATGAAGCAACCTTGCGTCGTTGCGTACAGCGGGCCGAAGAGATTGCTCGTCTGGCTCCCGAAAGCCCTGAATATGTTCCCTACCTCGGCGCTCAGAAATACCTGGCTCCATCGCCAGCGGCGTTTGCAGCAGCCACCGCTAATATTACCCCCGACTACCGCGCTCAGCAAACTGCCGCGAGCATGAAGCTGTGTGAGCAGAAGAAACTCAGCTCTGCCGGCTTCCTGAATGACGAGGCTGGCTTCATTGCCAAGCGCAACAGCAAGGGGCTCGAAGCCTATCAGCAAATCACCAATCTGGAGTACTCCGTAACGGTACGCACGCCCGACGGCACCGGCTCAGGCTACGCCACGGCCGATTACAACGACGCCAGCAAGTTCGACGCCGCCCGCCTCACTCAGATTGCCGCCGACAAGGCAGCTGCTTCTGTGGGCGCTAAAGCTATTGAGCCCGGTAAGTACACCGTTATTCTGGAGCCGGCGGCATTGGTAGCCAATACCGATGCCTCCCTCCTAGCAGCTCTGATGAATGCCCTCGACGCACGTAACGCGGACGAAGGCCGCTCTTTCCTGAGCAAAAAAGGTGGTGGAAATAGGAAGGGCGAAAAGCTGTTCGATGAGCGCGTAACCATCTATTCTGACCCGCTGAACGCTGAGATTCCGACCCTGACTTTCTCCGGTGATGGTCGCCCCCAACAAAAAATGACTTGGATTGAGAAGGGCGTCGTGAAGAACCTGTACACCACGCGCTTTTGGGCCCAAAAAGCAGGCATTCCGGATATTCCCCGCCCCGGCGGCTGGATCATGGAAGGCGGCACCCAGTCAGTGCAGGATATGATTAAGGGTACCGAAAAAGGCATCTTGGTGACGCGCCTGTGGTATATCCGCCCCGTTGATCCGCAGACGCTCTTATACACTGGCCTGACGCGCGACGGTACCTTCTACATTGAGAACGGTAAGATCAAGCATCCGGTGAAGAACTTCCGCTTCAATGAGTCGCCCATTATTATGCTCAACAACCTGGAGGCCATCGGTAAGCCCCAGCGCGTGGGGGGCAATTTGGTGCCACCCCTGAAGATTCGCGACTTCACCTTCACCAGCTTATCGGACGCTGTATAA
- a CDS encoding TldD/PmbA family protein, protein MKRRDFVGLSALAAGAVFLPNFPGFGGTLVTPERLLESVMDAAVNKRLADAALNAAKSAGASYADVRIGRYLNQSIFTREKQVQNIQSGESFGAGVRVLANGTWGFAATNTVTEAGLAKAAQLAVQIAKANSKVQKEQVKLAPVKGHGEVSWKTPIQQNAFEVPIAQKVELLLAANAKALDNGANFVNSSLFQINEQKYFASTDGSYIDQDVHRIWPTFDVTAIDRASGKFRTRQALSAPMGMGYEYMTPKAAGKIAGPAGTGLVGYKDSYDILEDAALAAKQAKEKITAKSVVPGKYDLVLDPNHLGLTIHESVGHPTELDRVLGYEANYAGTSFATLEWRAKKQPYGSKLVNIVADKLQPGSLGAVGYDDEGVKTKKWDIIKDGVLVDYQKIRDQAAMVGQNESDGCCYADSWSSVQFQRMPNVSLQPGKAKLSVDEMIKNVDKGIYIAGRGSFSIDQQRYNSQFGGTVFYAINKGKIDGMLEDVAYQTNTLEFWNSCAAICDESDYRLFGSFFDGKGQPSQVSAVSHGSATTRFNGVNVINTARKIG, encoded by the coding sequence TTGAAAAGACGTGATTTTGTAGGACTCTCGGCCCTGGCGGCGGGGGCTGTGTTCCTGCCCAACTTCCCCGGTTTCGGTGGCACTCTGGTTACCCCAGAGCGGTTGCTTGAGTCAGTTATGGATGCCGCAGTGAACAAGCGTTTAGCCGATGCGGCGCTCAATGCCGCTAAGTCGGCCGGTGCCTCTTATGCTGATGTACGCATTGGCCGGTACTTAAACCAGAGCATTTTCACCCGCGAAAAGCAGGTGCAAAATATTCAAAGCGGCGAGAGTTTTGGCGCCGGCGTGCGGGTACTCGCCAATGGCACGTGGGGCTTTGCGGCTACCAATACGGTGACGGAAGCTGGCCTAGCCAAAGCCGCCCAGCTAGCGGTCCAGATTGCCAAGGCCAACTCGAAAGTGCAGAAAGAGCAGGTGAAACTGGCGCCCGTCAAAGGTCATGGCGAGGTCAGCTGGAAGACCCCTATTCAGCAGAATGCGTTCGAAGTTCCGATCGCCCAGAAGGTGGAACTCCTGCTCGCCGCCAACGCAAAGGCTCTTGATAATGGCGCCAACTTTGTCAACTCGTCGCTCTTCCAAATAAACGAGCAGAAGTACTTTGCCAGCACCGACGGCTCTTATATTGATCAAGATGTGCACCGCATCTGGCCAACCTTCGACGTAACGGCCATCGACCGCGCTTCCGGTAAGTTCCGGACGCGGCAGGCTCTGAGTGCGCCCATGGGCATGGGCTACGAATACATGACGCCGAAGGCCGCCGGCAAAATTGCTGGTCCGGCCGGCACCGGTCTTGTTGGTTACAAAGACAGCTACGACATTCTGGAAGATGCTGCCTTAGCCGCTAAGCAAGCCAAGGAGAAAATCACGGCTAAATCGGTGGTGCCAGGCAAATATGACTTGGTGCTCGACCCGAACCATTTGGGCCTGACCATTCACGAGAGCGTGGGTCACCCCACGGAACTGGACCGCGTGCTCGGCTACGAAGCCAACTACGCCGGTACCAGCTTTGCTACCCTGGAGTGGCGCGCCAAAAAGCAGCCTTACGGCTCCAAGCTGGTGAATATCGTGGCCGACAAGCTGCAACCTGGCTCTTTGGGTGCAGTTGGCTACGATGATGAAGGTGTGAAGACCAAAAAGTGGGATATCATTAAGGATGGAGTACTGGTTGATTACCAGAAGATTCGCGACCAGGCCGCGATGGTGGGTCAGAATGAGTCGGACGGCTGCTGCTATGCCGACTCCTGGAGTTCCGTTCAATTCCAGCGCATGCCCAACGTGAGCTTGCAGCCTGGCAAAGCGAAGCTATCGGTAGATGAGATGATTAAGAACGTCGACAAAGGCATTTATATCGCCGGCCGTGGTTCCTTCTCCATCGATCAGCAGCGCTACAACTCCCAGTTTGGCGGCACCGTGTTCTATGCCATCAACAAGGGTAAGATTGACGGCATGCTAGAGGACGTAGCTTATCAGACCAACACGCTGGAATTCTGGAACTCGTGCGCTGCCATCTGCGACGAGTCTGATTACCGTTTGTTCGGGTCGTTCTTCGATGGTAAAGGCCAGCCTTCGCAGGTGTCAGCCGTGAGCCACGGTAGCGCCACCACGCGCTTCAACGGCGTGAACGTCATTAACACTGCCCGCAAAATTGGGTAA
- a CDS encoding 5-methylcytosine restriction system specificity protein McrC — protein MIPIQNLYYLLCYAWNRLPEQEQWLTSEATSFHRPLELLGRVLLMGTRRLLRQRLRQAYAEREEELGELRGRVLLEASLSRDLLRRGRAVCAYDELGPDTPFLRVVLGALAQVSRARQVSASLRHELRAVMRLFPADLPPTPLSSHALRAVRRTRPVGHEALLLNVCELLHRSALPEPAADGRTRFMDFRRDERLMAQLFEAFVRNFYRLEQRRFRVLSETISWQAAAEEPEDLSMLPAMITDTTLEAPDRKIILDTKYYRAALRPRYDRQRLISPHLYQLYAYLQNQKKPPGQHLEGILLYPAATREIDLRYTLGGHPVRVVTLDLNQPWPGIAADLLKLIE, from the coding sequence ATGATTCCGATTCAGAACCTCTACTATCTGCTTTGCTACGCGTGGAACCGCTTACCCGAGCAGGAGCAGTGGCTGACGTCGGAAGCGACGTCTTTTCACCGGCCGCTGGAGTTGCTGGGCCGTGTGCTGCTCATGGGTACGCGTCGGCTGTTGCGGCAGAGGCTGCGGCAGGCCTATGCAGAGCGCGAGGAAGAGTTGGGCGAACTCCGGGGTCGGGTGTTGCTAGAGGCCTCCCTATCGCGCGACCTGCTGCGGCGGGGCCGGGCAGTGTGTGCTTACGATGAGTTGGGGCCGGATACGCCTTTTCTACGGGTCGTACTTGGGGCGCTGGCCCAAGTAAGTCGGGCACGGCAGGTATCGGCATCATTGCGGCATGAGCTGCGTGCTGTCATGCGTCTTTTTCCTGCTGATTTGCCCCCCACGCCGCTTAGCAGTCATGCGCTGCGGGCCGTGCGTCGCACCCGCCCCGTTGGTCATGAGGCACTGCTGCTTAATGTGTGCGAATTACTGCACCGCAGTGCCCTTCCCGAACCAGCCGCCGATGGCCGCACTCGCTTCATGGATTTTCGGCGCGATGAGCGGTTGATGGCCCAGCTTTTTGAGGCTTTTGTACGCAACTTTTACCGCCTAGAGCAGCGCCGCTTTCGGGTGCTATCGGAGACAATAAGCTGGCAAGCTGCCGCCGAGGAGCCCGAAGATTTGAGCATGCTGCCCGCCATGATTACCGACACAACGCTAGAGGCCCCCGACCGCAAAATCATTCTCGACACCAAATACTACCGCGCCGCCCTGCGGCCGCGCTACGACCGGCAACGCCTCATTTCGCCGCACCTGTATCAGCTGTACGCTTACTTGCAGAACCAAAAAAAGCCCCCCGGCCAGCACTTGGAAGGCATTCTGCTCTACCCTGCCGCCACCCGCGAAATAGACCTGCGCTACACGCTCGGCGGCCACCCGGTACGCGTCGTGACGCTGGACTTGAATCAACCTTGGCCAGGAATTGCTGCTGATTTGCTGAAGCTGATCGAGTAA
- a CDS encoding AAA family ATPase — protein sequence MRRRRNLILYGPPGTGKTFLARRLAWLELGSTDMTRVELVQFHPSYSYEDFVQGFRPDDQGIFRLTLGVLLEFCHRATQDPDKPYFLLIDEINRGNLGRIFGELLLLLEADKRGPAHAVRLPYSPPHAPRFFVPDNLYVIGTMNTADRSLAPLDYALRRRFAFVKMQPEFGEPLQGFLAQKGLPAAVITRLVARLTELNQAISDDPDLGEDYQIGHSYFCQPPLDSAAADSWLTLILEQEIAPLLDEYWLDQPTKAAAHRKRLLR from the coding sequence TTGCGCCGCCGGCGCAATCTTATTTTATATGGCCCACCTGGCACAGGCAAAACCTTTCTGGCCCGACGCTTGGCTTGGCTGGAGCTGGGCTCCACGGATATGACGCGGGTAGAGTTGGTACAGTTTCACCCTAGCTATAGCTACGAAGATTTTGTGCAAGGTTTCCGGCCAGATGACCAGGGCATTTTTCGGCTGACGCTGGGTGTGCTACTGGAGTTTTGCCACCGCGCTACCCAAGACCCAGACAAGCCTTATTTTCTGCTGATTGATGAAATCAATCGGGGCAATCTGGGGCGGATTTTTGGCGAGTTGTTACTTCTGCTAGAAGCTGATAAGCGCGGCCCTGCGCATGCTGTCCGCCTTCCTTACTCGCCACCGCATGCGCCCCGGTTTTTCGTGCCCGACAACCTGTACGTTATCGGCACCATGAATACCGCCGACCGCTCTTTGGCGCCGCTGGATTATGCCTTGCGGCGCAGGTTTGCGTTCGTCAAAATGCAGCCGGAGTTTGGCGAGCCGCTACAAGGGTTTCTGGCGCAAAAAGGCCTACCGGCCGCCGTTATTACGCGGCTGGTAGCGCGGCTCACGGAGCTTAACCAAGCCATCAGCGACGACCCCGATTTAGGCGAAGATTATCAGATAGGCCACAGCTACTTCTGCCAGCCGCCCCTTGACTCAGCGGCTGCTGACAGTTGGCTAACACTTATTCTGGAGCAGGAAATTGCGCCATTGCTGGACGAATACTGGCTTGATCAGCCCACGAAAGCGGCGGCTCACAGGAAACGCTTGCTGCGGTAG
- a CDS encoding alpha/beta hydrolase family protein, translating into MKINSRRLSHFAFLFWLSLVVAPGLSCTKEPALEAATPTAPAAPITPVASSRLLSSTLIGEYTPSMLAGRVPDLPIVSALTKYSIRVYKLTYTTPNTNGQPVTASGAVLVPVATQPLPLLSYQHGTISPKDEARAPSYYRSGGEVYTAISVLASSGYLVVAPDYIGYGASKSLPHPYEHAASLASASLDMMRAAHEFCKQEKIQLNDKNFLLGYSEGGFATLALHKLIEEQHASDFTITASAPGAGAYNKSAFADYILQSEQPLNFLSSYVWVLDTYNRVYNINRPYAGYFQEPWATHLQANPFAKVPEQAKELFTEPFRAGVLNKTDQPMLAAFHDNDIYDWRPRAPLALFHGTADDYVPFFNSENAYKAMRARGAMQVELHPIKDGNHFSSVPQYTLEALAFFGEFQEIN; encoded by the coding sequence TTGAAAATCAATAGCCGCCGCTTGTCCCATTTCGCCTTCCTTTTCTGGCTGAGCTTGGTGGTGGCGCCCGGCCTGAGTTGCACGAAGGAACCGGCTTTAGAAGCCGCTACGCCTACCGCTCCAGCGGCACCTATCACTCCGGTAGCGAGTAGCCGCTTGCTTAGCAGCACCCTCATTGGGGAATACACGCCGAGCATGCTGGCTGGCCGCGTACCCGATTTGCCCATCGTCAGTGCCCTGACGAAGTACTCGATTCGGGTGTATAAGCTGACGTACACTACGCCTAATACCAATGGTCAACCTGTGACGGCCTCAGGCGCGGTGCTGGTGCCGGTAGCTACGCAGCCGCTGCCGCTGCTGAGCTATCAGCACGGTACCATTTCGCCTAAAGACGAAGCGCGGGCTCCCTCCTATTACCGCTCCGGCGGCGAAGTGTATACGGCTATATCGGTGCTGGCATCTTCGGGCTATTTGGTGGTGGCTCCTGACTATATTGGCTATGGCGCTTCCAAGAGCTTGCCGCACCCATATGAGCATGCTGCTTCGCTGGCTTCGGCCTCGCTGGATATGATGCGGGCGGCGCACGAGTTTTGTAAGCAGGAGAAGATTCAGCTGAATGATAAGAATTTCCTGCTGGGTTACTCGGAGGGCGGCTTTGCTACGCTGGCCTTGCACAAGCTGATTGAGGAGCAGCACGCGTCGGATTTTACCATCACGGCCAGCGCGCCCGGCGCTGGCGCCTACAATAAGTCAGCCTTTGCCGACTATATCTTGCAGTCGGAGCAGCCACTGAACTTCCTCAGTTCTTACGTTTGGGTGCTGGACACATACAATCGGGTGTACAACATCAACCGGCCCTACGCTGGTTATTTTCAGGAGCCCTGGGCCACGCATTTGCAGGCTAATCCGTTCGCTAAAGTGCCCGAACAGGCCAAGGAGCTATTCACGGAACCCTTCCGGGCGGGCGTGCTAAACAAAACGGACCAGCCCATGCTGGCGGCTTTCCACGACAACGACATTTACGATTGGCGCCCCCGTGCTCCGCTGGCCCTGTTTCACGGCACTGCCGATGATTATGTGCCCTTTTTCAATTCCGAAAACGCTTACAAAGCCATGCGCGCCCGCGGTGCGATGCAGGTAGAGCTACACCCAATTAAAGACGGCAACCACTTTTCTTCTGTGCCTCAATACACGCTGGAGGCGCTGGCCTTTTTCGGCGAGTTTCAGGAGATTAACTAA
- a CDS encoding BlaI/MecI/CopY family transcriptional regulator, protein MQTFPELTRAEEQVMQVLWQRGPSFVKEVVAEMPAPQPAYNTVSTIIRILEQKGFVGHEAFGRTHRYQALVAQDDYRRFSLRKLLGGYFGNSFPQLVSFFAKEENLDAAQLDELLRHAAQPPTHDSDASNQSA, encoded by the coding sequence ATGCAAACCTTTCCTGAGCTAACCCGCGCCGAGGAGCAAGTGATGCAGGTGCTATGGCAGCGCGGCCCTTCTTTCGTGAAGGAAGTAGTAGCCGAAATGCCTGCCCCGCAGCCCGCCTACAACACTGTTTCCACTATCATTCGCATTCTGGAGCAGAAAGGCTTTGTGGGCCACGAAGCCTTCGGTCGGACGCACCGCTACCAAGCGCTAGTAGCGCAGGATGACTACCGCCGCTTCTCGTTGCGCAAGCTGTTGGGGGGCTATTTTGGGAATTCATTTCCGCAGTTGGTGTCCTTTTTTGCGAAGGAAGAAAACCTCGATGCCGCGCAGCTCGATGAGCTGCTTCGCCACGCCGCCCAACCTCCAACCCACGACTCCGATGCTTCCAATCAGTCTGCTTAA